The Streptomyces sp. RKAG293 genome includes a region encoding these proteins:
- a CDS encoding LmbU family transcriptional regulator: MEHITKDNQRTIQSTARHTTGGRAVRPRTAGPERILTTRVGLQLPARLTYDRWEKAGQRIFQIADSSAWCLGDWLVYGQEQYADRYQAGAEAAGLDYQTLRNYAWVARHFELGRRREALSFGHHAEVASLPPAEADVWLDRAEQHSWSRNQLRATLRESRQGNRAATPARDHIPRISASGDRVELWREAASKAERDFEDWIVAALDRAAAHELDH, translated from the coding sequence ATGGAGCACATCACCAAGGATAACCAGCGGACCATACAATCAACGGCCAGGCACACGACGGGTGGTAGGGCGGTACGCCCCAGGACCGCAGGACCGGAACGCATCCTGACCACCCGGGTCGGCCTGCAGCTCCCGGCCAGGCTCACCTACGACCGCTGGGAGAAGGCCGGACAGCGCATCTTCCAGATCGCCGACTCCTCGGCCTGGTGCCTGGGGGACTGGCTGGTGTACGGCCAGGAGCAGTACGCCGACCGCTACCAGGCCGGCGCCGAGGCCGCCGGGCTCGACTACCAGACACTGCGCAACTACGCGTGGGTGGCGCGGCATTTCGAGCTCGGGCGACGACGCGAGGCACTCAGTTTTGGGCACCATGCCGAGGTCGCTTCCCTCCCGCCCGCGGAGGCGGACGTGTGGCTCGACCGGGCGGAGCAGCACAGCTGGTCGAGGAACCAGCTCAGAGCCACCCTGCGCGAGAGCCGTCAGGGCAACCGGGCGGCCACGCCCGCACGTGACCACATACCCCGGATAAGCGCCTCCGGTGACCGCGTGGAGCTCTGGCGCGAAGCCGCGTCCAAGGCCGAACGGGACTTCGAGGACTGGATAGTCGCGGCGCTCGACCGCGCCGCCGCGCACGAGCTGGATCACTGA
- a CDS encoding siderophore-interacting protein translates to MAELPVSFIQVTDITRVTPHMARVTFDADQLDASVGQTPDQQVKLCFPLPGQRVPILPDEGGDATSWYYAFLAIPEDERPTMRSFTVRRRAPGTNTIEIDFVLHGETGPATRWAASAQPGDQLGMVGPSAVYALPVSIDDSIANSDWLLLIGDETALPAIGTLLEALPEGARALAYIEVADHTERQSFESNGDVGVHWVFRNGTAPGRSDALVETVGKAEFIPGRPFVWLAGESGTVRALRRHLVDDRGLDKRSIAFSGYWRFKLTQDDAPTEQDMAEAQERLAEATAE, encoded by the coding sequence ATGGCAGAACTCCCTGTATCTTTCATCCAGGTCACCGACATCACCCGCGTCACACCGCACATGGCCCGCGTGACCTTCGACGCCGACCAGCTCGACGCCTCCGTCGGCCAGACACCGGACCAGCAGGTGAAGCTCTGCTTCCCCCTCCCCGGCCAGCGGGTGCCCATCCTCCCGGACGAGGGAGGAGACGCCACGAGCTGGTACTACGCGTTTCTGGCCATTCCGGAGGACGAACGGCCGACGATGCGCAGCTTCACCGTCCGCCGCCGCGCGCCGGGCACCAACACCATCGAGATCGACTTCGTCCTGCACGGCGAGACCGGCCCCGCGACCCGCTGGGCCGCCTCCGCCCAGCCCGGCGACCAACTCGGCATGGTCGGCCCCTCGGCCGTCTACGCGCTGCCGGTCTCGATCGACGACTCCATCGCGAACTCCGACTGGCTCCTGCTGATCGGTGACGAGACCGCCCTGCCCGCGATCGGCACCCTGCTGGAGGCGCTGCCCGAGGGAGCCCGCGCCCTCGCCTACATCGAAGTCGCCGACCACACCGAGCGTCAGAGCTTCGAGAGCAACGGCGACGTCGGCGTCCACTGGGTGTTCCGCAACGGAACCGCCCCCGGCCGGAGCGACGCCCTGGTCGAGACCGTAGGCAAGGCCGAGTTCATCCCGGGCCGCCCCTTCGTCTGGCTGGCCGGCGAGTCGGGCACCGTCCGGGCACTGCGCCGCCACCTCGTCGACGATCGCGGACTGGACAAGCGGTCGATCGCCTTCAGCGGCTACTGGCGGTTCAAGCTGACCCAGGACGACGCTCCGACCGAGCAGGACATGGCGGAGGCGCAGGAGCGGCTGGCCGAGGCGACCGCGGAATGA
- a CDS encoding cytochrome P450, giving the protein MSLTSHGTSSNGGGATCPVGPHMMDPDLLADPFGGYGRMREQSPVVRGRFVDGTPVWFVTRFDDVRAVLRDPRFVNTPSHVPGVGGTDPRESMMDLLNVPEHLRAYLLGSILDSDPPDHPRLRRLVTRAFAARRILDLRPDIERIADRLLAELPHHEQDGTVDFLEHFAYPLSITVICELVGIPTVDLERWRVWGGDLVSMRPDRLQHSFPVMIDYCHALIEQRRAALGDDLLSALIRAQDDDGGRLSDIEMVTMIVTLVLAGHETSAHLIGNGTAALLSHRDQLEQLRKDPSLIPRAVHELMRWCGSVQVARLRYAAEELEISGTPIARGDAVQLVLVSANFDPRQYPDPDRLDVTRHQDGQAENHVGFGHGIHYCLGATLARQEGEAAFAKLLEHYPDLAPADGDTEWDRALLPGSWRLNSLRLRLRP; this is encoded by the coding sequence ATGTCACTCACTTCCCACGGCACCTCGTCGAACGGCGGGGGCGCGACGTGCCCCGTCGGGCCGCACATGATGGACCCGGATCTGCTCGCCGACCCGTTCGGCGGGTACGGCCGGATGCGCGAGCAGAGCCCGGTGGTCCGCGGCCGGTTCGTCGACGGCACCCCGGTGTGGTTCGTGACCCGTTTCGACGACGTCCGCGCCGTGCTGCGCGACCCCCGGTTCGTCAACACGCCCTCCCACGTTCCGGGCGTGGGCGGCACGGATCCGCGCGAGAGCATGATGGACCTGCTCAACGTCCCCGAACATCTGCGGGCCTACCTGCTCGGCTCCATCCTGGACAGCGACCCGCCGGACCACCCGAGGCTGCGGCGCCTGGTGACCCGGGCTTTCGCGGCGCGCCGCATCCTCGACCTGCGGCCGGACATCGAGCGGATCGCCGACCGGCTGCTCGCCGAACTCCCGCACCACGAACAGGACGGTACGGTCGACTTCCTGGAGCACTTCGCGTACCCGCTGTCGATCACCGTGATCTGTGAGCTGGTCGGCATCCCGACGGTCGATCTCGAGCGGTGGCGGGTGTGGGGAGGCGATCTGGTGTCGATGCGACCCGACCGGCTGCAGCACTCGTTCCCGGTGATGATCGACTACTGCCATGCGCTGATCGAGCAGCGCCGCGCCGCGCTGGGGGACGATCTGCTCAGCGCGCTGATCCGGGCCCAGGACGACGACGGCGGCCGGCTCAGCGACATCGAGATGGTCACCATGATCGTGACCCTGGTGCTGGCCGGGCACGAGACGAGCGCGCATCTGATCGGCAACGGCACCGCCGCACTGCTCAGCCACCGCGACCAGCTGGAGCAGCTGCGCAAGGACCCGTCGCTGATACCGCGCGCGGTGCACGAGCTGATGCGCTGGTGCGGCTCGGTGCAGGTGGCCCGGCTGCGCTACGCCGCCGAGGAGCTGGAGATCTCCGGGACGCCGATCGCCCGTGGCGACGCGGTTCAACTGGTGCTGGTGTCAGCCAACTTCGACCCACGCCAGTACCCGGACCCGGACCGGCTGGACGTCACGCGCCACCAGGACGGGCAGGCCGAGAACCACGTGGGGTTCGGTCACGGGATCCACTACTGCCTGGGTGCCACACTGGCCCGGCAGGAAGGCGAGGCGGCGTTCGCCAAGCTGCTGGAGCACTACCCCGATCTGGCACCGGCCGACGGTGACACGGAGTGGGACCGCGCCCTGCTCCCCGGCAGCTGGCGGCTGAACTCACTGCGCCTTCGGTTGCGGCCCTGA
- a CDS encoding ferredoxin, with amino-acid sequence MLIGIDHNTCIGSGQCVLTAPDLFTQDDDGYSRLVPGGTEVATRRQATEAALACPVRAIAVADEPSAN; translated from the coding sequence ATGCTGATCGGCATCGACCACAACACCTGTATCGGCTCGGGGCAATGCGTCCTGACAGCGCCTGACCTGTTCACCCAGGATGACGACGGGTACTCCCGGCTCGTGCCCGGAGGTACTGAGGTGGCGACGCGGCGGCAGGCGACGGAGGCCGCCCTGGCGTGTCCCGTACGGGCCATCGCCGTGGCGGACGAACCGTCCGCCAACTGA
- a CDS encoding acetylserotonin O-methyltransferase → MSEASPLTTDGLVQILFGSSAFQMLNAGRNLGLFPLLHQQPGLTAQEIGEELGLADRPTQILLLGTTALHLTDRQDDQYRNADVLNDMFADGTWDIIEDLIEYEERIVRPAEVDFTDSLRANTNIGLRRVKGTGTDLYHRLSADPDLEQLFYRCMRSWSRLSNPILIEKADLTGVRRVLDVGGGDGVNAIALAQANPGVEFTVLDLPGTVEIARRRIAEHGLSDRISVRAADIFTDAYPGGHDCVLFANQLVIWSPEQNVGLLGKAYAALPDGGRVLVFNAMSDDSGDGPLYAALDNVYFATLPAASSTIYRWGQYEEWFAAAGFAKAERLPGGRWTPHGVISAVK, encoded by the coding sequence ATGTCAGAAGCGTCCCCGCTCACCACCGACGGCCTGGTCCAGATCCTCTTCGGTTCCTCGGCCTTCCAGATGCTCAACGCCGGCCGCAATCTGGGCCTGTTCCCGCTCCTCCACCAGCAGCCGGGGCTGACGGCACAGGAGATCGGGGAGGAACTCGGTCTGGCGGATCGTCCGACCCAGATCCTGCTCCTGGGCACCACCGCACTGCACCTGACGGACCGCCAGGATGACCAGTACCGCAACGCCGATGTCCTGAACGACATGTTCGCGGACGGAACGTGGGACATCATCGAGGACCTCATCGAGTACGAGGAGCGGATCGTGCGCCCCGCCGAGGTCGACTTCACGGACTCGCTGCGCGCCAATACCAACATCGGTCTGCGACGGGTCAAGGGGACGGGCACGGACCTGTACCACCGGCTGTCGGCGGATCCGGACCTGGAGCAGCTGTTCTACCGCTGCATGCGGTCCTGGTCGCGGCTGTCGAACCCCATCCTGATCGAGAAGGCTGACCTGACCGGGGTGCGCCGGGTACTCGACGTGGGCGGCGGCGACGGCGTGAACGCCATCGCCCTCGCGCAGGCGAACCCGGGGGTCGAGTTCACCGTCCTCGACCTGCCGGGGACCGTGGAGATCGCCCGCCGCAGGATAGCCGAGCACGGCCTCAGCGACCGGATCTCCGTACGGGCGGCCGACATCTTCACCGATGCCTACCCCGGCGGGCACGACTGCGTGTTGTTCGCCAACCAGCTGGTGATCTGGTCGCCGGAGCAGAACGTGGGCCTGCTGGGAAAGGCCTACGCGGCTCTGCCCGACGGCGGGCGGGTACTGGTGTTCAACGCGATGTCCGACGACAGCGGCGACGGGCCCCTGTACGCGGCCCTCGACAACGTCTACTTCGCGACCCTGCCCGCCGCGAGCAGCACCATCTACCGCTGGGGCCAGTACGAGGAGTGGTTCGCCGCGGCCGGCTTCGCGAAGGCCGAGCGGCTCCCAGGTGGCCGGTGGACCCCGCACGGCGTGATCAGCGCGGTCAAGTGA
- a CDS encoding TetR/AcrR family transcriptional regulator C-terminal domain-containing protein, giving the protein MVVFSGQGDARRSMALLWRTAGSKDAKTAPGPKPGLDVDTIVAAGIAVADEQGMADLSMRAVGVWLGRSAMALYTYVPSKNELIDLMHDRVLAELPTAYETGGGWRPAVVSWADDTWAFHLRHPWVLQVSQARPVLGPGEYTQLETVVRILDGIGLEPLRVRRVISVLFQFVRGMARVAAELQQAGPATGVSDEEWWTVRSALLMEAVPDFAERFPAVAALESGAAPVAVEEGGGDSSPYLEHEAKEAFRVGLDLILDGIDAAVRSTSAGPAQPTSSAR; this is encoded by the coding sequence GTGGTTGTTTTTTCCGGACAGGGCGACGCTCGCCGCTCGATGGCCCTGCTCTGGCGCACGGCCGGTTCCAAGGACGCCAAGACGGCGCCCGGGCCCAAGCCCGGTCTCGACGTCGACACGATCGTGGCGGCGGGCATCGCGGTGGCCGATGAGCAGGGCATGGCCGACCTGTCGATGCGGGCGGTGGGTGTGTGGCTCGGGCGGAGCGCGATGGCGCTCTACACCTATGTGCCGAGCAAGAACGAACTGATCGACCTCATGCACGACCGTGTGCTGGCCGAGCTGCCCACCGCGTACGAGACCGGCGGCGGATGGCGCCCCGCGGTCGTCTCCTGGGCCGATGACACCTGGGCGTTCCACCTGCGCCATCCGTGGGTCCTGCAGGTCTCCCAGGCCAGGCCCGTACTCGGCCCGGGCGAGTACACGCAGTTGGAGACGGTGGTGCGGATCCTCGACGGGATCGGGCTGGAGCCGTTGAGGGTCCGGCGTGTCATCTCCGTGCTCTTTCAGTTCGTCCGGGGGATGGCCCGGGTCGCGGCGGAGCTTCAGCAGGCGGGGCCGGCGACCGGCGTGTCCGATGAGGAGTGGTGGACCGTCCGGTCCGCGCTGCTCATGGAGGCTGTTCCGGACTTCGCCGAGCGCTTTCCGGCCGTTGCGGCTCTGGAGTCGGGCGCCGCCCCCGTCGCCGTCGAGGAAGGGGGCGGCGACAGCTCGCCCTATCTGGAGCACGAGGCCAAGGAGGCCTTCCGGGTGGGCTTGGACCTGATCCTCGACGGCATCGACGCCGCCGTCCGGTCCACCTCGGCCGGCCCCGCTCAGCCCACCTCGTCCGCTCGTTGA